The Candidatus Hydrogenedentota bacterium genome includes a window with the following:
- a CDS encoding sulfatase-like hydrolase/transferase → MTRRGFLAAAGAVCAAGLAARAADAPRRPNVIVIYTDDQGCIDAGCYGAKDLATPNLDALAARGVRFTQFYAPSSVCSPSRAGLLTGRFPLRAGVPGNVGEKDGLPPGEVTMAEMFRAAGYATAHVGKWHLGHTPETMPNGQGFDHSFGHMVGCIDNYSHFFYWQGPNRHDLYRNGQEVFLNGRFFPDLMVEEASGFLEAHRDAPFFLYFAMNTPHYPYQGDPEWLEKYRKDGVPYPRDLYAAFVSTLDARIGRLLDKVAELGLTQDTIVVFQSDNGHSVEERAHFGGGNAGPYRGAKFSFFEGGIRVPAIISWPGRLPEGAVRGQTGHGCDWLPTLAELCGVDPPGVPLDGRSLVPVLQDPAAPTPHDALHWQTGTGAKAQWAVRRGDWKLIGNPVDIVNPKSLTKNDALFLANLADDPSESRNLAADHPETVRELLALHEAWVAETGTRADT, encoded by the coding sequence ATGACCCGAAGGGGGTTTCTTGCCGCCGCGGGGGCGGTGTGCGCGGCCGGTCTGGCGGCGCGGGCCGCTGACGCGCCGCGACGGCCCAACGTGATCGTCATCTACACGGACGACCAGGGCTGCATTGACGCCGGGTGCTACGGTGCGAAGGACCTCGCCACGCCGAACCTCGACGCGCTGGCCGCGCGCGGCGTCCGCTTCACGCAGTTCTACGCGCCGTCGTCCGTATGCTCGCCGTCGCGGGCGGGCCTGCTCACGGGGCGCTTCCCCCTGCGGGCGGGCGTGCCGGGCAACGTGGGCGAGAAGGACGGGCTGCCGCCGGGCGAGGTGACGATGGCCGAGATGTTCCGCGCGGCGGGCTACGCCACGGCGCACGTCGGCAAGTGGCATCTGGGCCACACGCCGGAGACCATGCCCAACGGCCAGGGCTTCGACCACTCCTTCGGCCACATGGTCGGCTGCATAGACAACTACTCGCACTTCTTCTACTGGCAGGGCCCCAACCGCCACGACCTGTACCGCAACGGCCAGGAGGTTTTTCTTAACGGGCGCTTCTTCCCCGACCTGATGGTCGAGGAGGCGTCCGGGTTCCTGGAGGCGCACCGCGACGCGCCGTTCTTCCTGTACTTCGCCATGAACACGCCGCACTACCCCTACCAGGGCGACCCGGAATGGCTGGAGAAGTACCGGAAGGACGGCGTGCCCTATCCACGCGACCTCTACGCCGCCTTTGTGTCCACCCTCGACGCGCGGATCGGCCGGCTCCTGGACAAGGTCGCCGAGCTGGGCCTGACACAGGACACCATCGTCGTCTTCCAGTCTGACAACGGCCACTCCGTGGAGGAGCGGGCGCATTTTGGCGGCGGCAACGCGGGGCCGTACCGCGGGGCGAAATTCAGTTTTTTCGAGGGCGGCATCCGCGTGCCCGCCATCATCAGCTGGCCCGGCCGCCTGCCCGAGGGCGCCGTGCGCGGCCAGACCGGCCACGGCTGCGACTGGCTGCCCACGCTCGCCGAACTCTGCGGCGTGGACCCGCCTGGCGTGCCCCTCGACGGGCGCAGCCTCGTGCCCGTGCTGCAGGACCCCGCCGCGCCCACGCCCCACGACGCGCTTCACTGGCAGACCGGCACCGGTGCCAAGGCCCAGTGGGCCGTGCGCCGCGGCGACTGGAAACTCATCGGCAACCCCGTGGACATCGTCAACCCCAAATCGCTGACCAAAAACGACGCCCTCTTCCTCGCCAATCTGGCGGACGACCCGTCCGAGTCCCGCAACCTCGCCGCCGACCACCCGGAAACCGTCCGGGAACTTCTGGCCCTCCACGAGGCATGGGTGGCGGAAACAGGGACGCGCGCGGACACCTGA
- a CDS encoding TetR/AcrR family transcriptional regulator, with protein sequence MEQTPLESGNEAEARLLESALKIFSEKGYEGTSIREIIEGAGVTRPVLYYYFQNKEDLFRRLVEPLFNEFITGLDQVPDLYADCLGRLKAVMRMTFDYSEQYPLTIRLVFQMYFSPPQCGPKLDKSAFRRKRFQVVERIVREGLEQGDLAGGDAQSLALVFVGVMDTYIMAKGQMPGIRLTTELAEGLVDLFYYGACFKDIPMTALVSPFRYV encoded by the coding sequence ATGGAACAGACACCGCTCGAATCGGGGAACGAGGCCGAGGCCCGGCTGCTGGAAAGCGCCCTGAAAATCTTTTCGGAAAAGGGCTATGAGGGCACCAGCATCCGGGAAATCATTGAGGGGGCCGGGGTGACGCGCCCGGTGCTTTATTACTATTTTCAGAACAAGGAGGACCTGTTCCGCCGCCTCGTCGAGCCCCTCTTCAATGAGTTCATCACGGGGCTGGACCAGGTGCCCGACCTGTACGCCGACTGTCTGGGCCGCCTGAAGGCGGTCATGCGGATGACCTTCGACTATTCCGAGCAGTATCCCCTGACCATCCGGCTGGTGTTTCAGATGTACTTTTCGCCGCCGCAGTGCGGCCCGAAACTGGACAAGTCGGCCTTCCGCCGGAAACGGTTCCAGGTGGTCGAGCGGATTGTGCGCGAGGGGCTGGAGCAGGGGGACCTCGCCGGGGGCGACGCGCAGAGCCTCGCGCTGGTGTTTGTGGGGGTGATGGACACGTACATCATGGCCAAGGGCCAGATGCCGGGCATCCGCCTGACCACGGAGCTGGCCGAGGGGCTGGTGGACCTCTTCTACTACGGCGCGTGCTTCAAGGACATCCCCATGACCGCGCTGGTGAGCCCGTTCCGGTACGTCTGA